From a single Pelmatolapia mariae isolate MD_Pm_ZW linkage group LG20, Pm_UMD_F_2, whole genome shotgun sequence genomic region:
- the LOC134618206 gene encoding F-box only protein 44-like isoform X1 produces the protein MKRSTMDESSISDPDQSPPKKSSAAATASASSLNADVLEEIFLNVSACQVVCVCQLICHQWKEVIDSESLWRKRCRREGYPICSFSKKQDWKLFYFLSKQKRNLLKNPNGEEGLNGWKILRNGGDQWVAGGIRRPHPDEAVKTNFATSFEMCTKSQLIELEKEGYSPSLMDYAQPDIKISDWFLARSDCGSRYDIWVELLNEKKELVQIFSPETVYCREGCEEWNQITHVFHKYGPGVRYIRFTHGGKDFKWWKGHFGIHITGSSVEVLPTLEA, from the exons ATGAAGAGGAGCACTATGGATGAAAGCAGCATCTCCGACCCGGACCAAAGTCCGCCCAAGAAGTCTTCAGCAGCTGCAACAGCGTCAGCCTCATCTCTCAATGCAGAT GTCCTGGAGGAGATCTTCCTAAATGTTTCTGCCTGTCAGGTGGTTTGTGTTTGTCAATTAATATGCCATCAGTGGAAGGAAGTGATTGACAGCGAATCTTTGTGGAGAAAAAGGTGCAGAAGAGAAGGGTATCCCATCTGTAGTTTTTCAAAAAAACAGGACTGGaagttgttttatttcttgtccaaacagaaaagaaatctcCTCAAGAATCCAAATGGAGAAG aAGGGCTGAATGGCTGGAAGATTTTGAGAAATGGTGGTGATCAGTGGGTTGCTGGGGGAATTAGGAGACCACATCCAGATGAAGCAGTCAAAACAAACTTTGCAACCTCTTTTGA AATGTGCACAAAGTCACAGCTGATTGAGTTGGAGAAGGAGGGTTACAGTCCATCTCTTATGGATTACGCCCAACCAGACATCAAGATATCTGATTG GTTTCTTGCACGTTCGGACTGTGGCAGCAGATATGATATCTGGGTAGAGCTGCTAAATGAAAAGAAGGAGCTTGTTCAGATCTTTTCACCTGAGACTGTTTACTGTAGAGAAGGATGTGAAGAATGGAACCAG ATTACCCATGTATTCCATAAATATGGCCCTGGAGTGAGATACATTCGATTTACCCATGGAGGGAAGGATTTCAAGTGGTGGAAAGGACATTTTGGAATTCATATTACTGGCAGCAGTGTTGAAGTACTTCCAACACTGGAGGCATAG
- the LOC134618207 gene encoding F-box only protein 44-like, with product MRSTMDESSISDPDQSPPKKSSAAATASASSLNADKRNLLKNPNGEEGLNGWKILRNGGDQWVAGGIRRPHPDEAVKTNFATSFEMCTKSQLIELEKEGYSPSLMDYAQPDIKISDWFLARSDCGSRYDIWVELLNEKKELVQIFSPETVYCREGCEEWNQITHVFHKYGPGVRYI from the exons ATGAGGAGCACTATGGATGAAAGCAGCATCTCCGACCCGGACCAAAGTCCGCCTAAGAAGTCTTCAGCAGCTGCAACAGCGTCAGCCTCATCTCTCAATGCAGAT aaaagaaatctcCTCAAGAATCCAAATGGAGAAG aAGGACTGAATGGCTGGAAGATCTTGAGAAATGGTGGTGATCAGTGGGTTGCTGGGGGAATTAGGAGACCACATCCAGATGAAGCAGTCAAAACAAACTTTGCAACCTCTTTTGA AATGTGCACAAAGTCACAGCTGATTGAGTTGGAGAAGGAGGGTTACAGTCCATCTCTTATGGATTACGCCCAACCAGACATCAAGATATCTGATTG GTTTCTTGCACGTTCGGACTGTGGCAGCAGATATGATATCTGGGTAGAGCTGCTGAATGAAAAGAAGGAGCTTGTTCAGATCTTTTCACCCGAGACTGTTTACTGTAGAGAAGGATGTGAAGAATGGAACCAG ATTACCCATGTATTCCATAAATATGGCCCTGGAGTGAGATACATTTGA
- the dnajc11a gene encoding dnaJ homolog subfamily C member 11a — protein sequence MASPLDDDELASDDYYSLLNVRREATQEELKAAYRRLCMLYHPDKHRDPELKRQAEHLFNLVHEAYEVLSDPQARAIYDIYGKRGLDVEGWEVVERKRTPAEIREEYERLQREREERRLQQRTNPKGTISVGIDATDLFDRYEEDYEDMVGGGVPHVEINKMHISQSIEAPLTTKDTAILSGSLSTHNGNGGGTINLALRRVTSAKGWGEVELGAGDTHGPFLGMKIFRNLTPRFFVTAQCGLQFSSRGVRPGFTTVLARHLDKNTMGYLQWRWGTQSSMNTSIVRDTKSSHFTFAMQLGIPHTFMMMSYQYKFQDEDQTKIKGSVKSGFFGTVVEYGAERKISRHSVLGATVSVGVPQGVSLKIKLNRASQTYFFPIHLTDQLLPSAVFYATVGPLVFYLAMQQLIIRPYVRAQKEQELEKQRESSASDIAKKKQEAEAAVLLMQESVRRIIEAEESRMGLIILNAWYGKFVTDNSRKHERAKVIDVTVPLQCLVKDSKLILTEATKSGLPGFYDPCVGEEKSLKVLYQFRGVMHQVLSGDMESLRIPKQSHRIDADT from the exons ATGGCGTCTCCCTTAGACGATGATGAGCTCGCCAGTGATGATTATTATTCCCTGCTAAATGTCAGAAGAGAG gctacGCAGGAGGAGCTGAAGGCGGCATACAGACGATTATGCATGCTCTATCACCCAGACAAACACCGGGATCCTGAACTAAAGAGACAAGCAGAGCACCTTTTTAACCTTGTACACGAAGCTTATGAAG TGCTCAGTGACCCTCAGGCACGTGCTATCTATGATATCTATGGCAAGCGAGGACTTGATGTTGAAGGATGGGAG GTGGTGGAAAGGAAAAGAACCCCTGCAGAGATTCGAGAAGAGTATGAGCGTCttcagagagagcgagaggagaGAAGACTTCAGCAAAGGACCAACCCAAAG GGAACGATTAGTGTGGGTATTGACGCCACAGACCTTTTTGACCGGTATGAAGAGGACTATGAAGATATGGTTGGAGGTGGAGTCCCACATGTGGAAATCAACAAAATGCACATATCACAATCTATAGAG GCTCCTCTCACTACAAAAGACACAGCCATTTTGTCTGGGTCCTTGTCAACCCACAATGGAAACGGAGGCGGCACTATTAACCTGGCTTTGAGAAGAGTCACATCAGCTAAGGGGTGGGGAGAG GTAGAGTTGGGAGctggagacactcatggacctTTCCTCGGAATGAAGATATTCCGCAACTTGACGCCTCGATT CTTTGTGACTGCTCAGTGCGGGCTCCAGTTTTCATCTCGAGGCGTGCGTCCTGGGTTCACCACGGTGCTGGCCCGTCACCTAGACAAGAACACTATGGGGTACCTGCAGTGGCGCTGGGGGACCCAGTCTTCTATGAACACCAGCATAGTGAGGGACACTAAGAGCAGCCACTTCACCTTCGCAATGCAG CTTGGCATTCCTCACACTTTTATGATGATGAGCTACCAGTACAAGTTTCAGGATGAAGACCAGACGAAGATTAAGGGCTCAGTAAA ATCAGGGTTTTTTGGGACTGTGGTAGAGTACGGTGCCGAGAGGAAGATCAGTCGACACAGTGTCCTGGGGGCCACCGTCAGCGTGGGAGTGCCTCAAGGTGTCTCCCTCAAGATTAA ACTTAACAGAGCCAGCCAGACGTATTTCTTCCCTATTCACCTGACTGACCAACTCTTGCCTAGTGCTGTATTTTACGCCACAGTGGGACCACTGGTATTCTACCTCGCCATGCAGCAGCTTATTATTCGGCCATATGTGCGGGCCCAGAAGGAACA AGAGTTGGAGAAGCAAAGGGAGAGCTCGGCCTCTGATATAGCCAAAAAGAAACAGGAGGCAGAAGCTGCT GTCTTGCTCATGCAGGAGTCAGTGCGCAGGATTATTGAAGCTGAGGAGTCTCGGATGG GTCTCATTATCCTCAACGCTTGGTACGGCAAGTTCGTCacagacaacagcagaaaacaCGAGAGGGCAAAGGTCATTGATGTGACTGTGCCACTGCAGTGTCTGGTGAAAGACTCAAAACTCATCCTCACTGAGGCTACCAAG TCAGGACTCCCTGGCTTCTACGACCCCTGTGTGggggaggagaagagtctgaagGTGCTCTATCAATTCCGCGGGGTCATGCATCAAGTCCTATCAGGAGATATGGAGTCACTCAGGATACCAAAGCAAT CTCACAGGATTGATGCAGACACATAG
- the LOC134618206 gene encoding F-box only protein 44-like isoform X2 has translation MKRSTMDESSISDPDQSPPKKSSAAATASASSLNADVLEEIFLNVSACQVVCVCQLICHQWKEVIDSESLWRKRCRREGYPICSFSKKQDWKLFYFLSKQKRNLLKNPNGEGLNGWKILRNGGDQWVAGGIRRPHPDEAVKTNFATSFEMCTKSQLIELEKEGYSPSLMDYAQPDIKISDWFLARSDCGSRYDIWVELLNEKKELVQIFSPETVYCREGCEEWNQITHVFHKYGPGVRYIRFTHGGKDFKWWKGHFGIHITGSSVEVLPTLEA, from the exons ATGAAGAGGAGCACTATGGATGAAAGCAGCATCTCCGACCCGGACCAAAGTCCGCCCAAGAAGTCTTCAGCAGCTGCAACAGCGTCAGCCTCATCTCTCAATGCAGAT GTCCTGGAGGAGATCTTCCTAAATGTTTCTGCCTGTCAGGTGGTTTGTGTTTGTCAATTAATATGCCATCAGTGGAAGGAAGTGATTGACAGCGAATCTTTGTGGAGAAAAAGGTGCAGAAGAGAAGGGTATCCCATCTGTAGTTTTTCAAAAAAACAGGACTGGaagttgttttatttcttgtccaaacagaaaagaaatctcCTCAAGAATCCAAATGGAGAAG GGCTGAATGGCTGGAAGATTTTGAGAAATGGTGGTGATCAGTGGGTTGCTGGGGGAATTAGGAGACCACATCCAGATGAAGCAGTCAAAACAAACTTTGCAACCTCTTTTGA AATGTGCACAAAGTCACAGCTGATTGAGTTGGAGAAGGAGGGTTACAGTCCATCTCTTATGGATTACGCCCAACCAGACATCAAGATATCTGATTG GTTTCTTGCACGTTCGGACTGTGGCAGCAGATATGATATCTGGGTAGAGCTGCTAAATGAAAAGAAGGAGCTTGTTCAGATCTTTTCACCTGAGACTGTTTACTGTAGAGAAGGATGTGAAGAATGGAACCAG ATTACCCATGTATTCCATAAATATGGCCCTGGAGTGAGATACATTCGATTTACCCATGGAGGGAAGGATTTCAAGTGGTGGAAAGGACATTTTGGAATTCATATTACTGGCAGCAGTGTTGAAGTACTTCCAACACTGGAGGCATAG